CAAACACCATTTTTTCGAAGAAGGGGCAGATtcggtataaattttataaattctgatGTCTGCCGCTCTAAGGGGGGCGTTTTAGAATACTCTATTACAGTAAATGTATTACCCCTCTTGACCATTAAACGTTTATTCTAAAACAATcggtatagtatgtaattattaactatgtaattattttcaacatgaATTTTATGCATATCATTTGATGCATGCATACACGAGTTCttctatattaaattaatacattaatatACTTTGttgattattatgaaaaatattatgatgatgcatacaatttttgtttcagaacCTTTATCACCtccacaaaaactaaaaattcccAGAACCTATGATTCACCATTAAATTTAGCAGCATTTCTACCAACAGTTGAACGTAGAAATCGTGAAAGACAATTAGCATTATTACGTAAAATGGAAAAACGTTTAGCATTATTACGTAAAATGGAAGAAAATCCagaacaagaaaaaaaagacaaatcaGATACTCAAAATGATCAACCTTCTAAACCAAAAAAACAACGAAAACATGTATTGGGAATGTATGTTTTAGATATTTCACAAGCACTTGCCGATGATCCTTATGCTACTTGGTTACCATGGAAAAGTACTGAATTATCATCGTATGGTCCTGAAGAAACTATTCTATATACATTAGTCCCCGGTAAAGGGGAATTAATAATGTTTGGTGGCATTCAAAAAGATGGCAATGTTTTAAATTGCTTAAATTGTTTGTCAAATTGTATTTCGAATGTTTCAAATCAAGTTTCAAATTCGTTACACTTTATTACAGCGCCacgaatgcaaatttaataaaaagaagaaaaaaaacaatatttttcattaatttaataaataaaatacattctaGATTTAACTAGATAACTAATCTAGTGTGTGAATCAATGATTTTGTACAcgttttttggaaaagtgtatttttttacatggtggagttttagtttaaaacataatttgttCTAGTCTAAAGTCCATTTTCAAGTATTTTGTTTTGCCAGAACAATAGTAATTAGtttaagacatttttttgtGACTTGTGTAATCTTTTACCTGCATATTTTCGTTTTGACATACATATTCGTGTCATATTGAtttcatttcaatgatttttgttgattttaacttgaactcaataaaatattttttaataattattttgtttttaaatttatttacaaaaatatcatttatcaaATCTAACGTCCAAGTTGTTAGTCCCTCAGTATgacacaaagtaataaaaatttattatgtaaatattagaaTTCAAAAGGTCCAACATTAAGTAGTTCAGTAAAGAcagtatgaaaatatattgtaaGTAATACATTTCAGGAATGACCAAATGCAAATGAAGCTGCGCGAAAATAGCCGTAGTCAACTGAATTAATACCAGTGTTTGTGCTGCAGGTTTGGAGGTGGCAAGATTGGTGGTTTCCAAATATTCACGATCATTTTAAACGTATCACACTATAACCATGTACtgtgtgttttttaaatcatttcctTTAGTACATCAATGAGCGTGTatataagaaagatactattaGATATTTCCTGGTACGCTTCTGAACAGTAGCAGTATAAAAGTATCAATACAAGCATCTAtgtttcttatacacattgttTTGTGATACATTAGTATTGctatttagtacaataaaatttaatatctataaggaaaaaagtattgcttgtttgaaatttagcacAGTTGTTAATTAGGTTGTAACAATTTCGTaccgaaaaattaaatactCAAGGGAGGGGAATGGGTTTGTACTTTTCGGtcgatttgtttatataaacgtgttcttatctttcatattttctcaAGAATCTACATCAATGTACAATTTTCCGTGTTTtagatggttttttttattttttctttagaaaattaacaaaaaattattttttcttaaaaatatatttaaaaaaataataataattactttagtattcttaatttttttattattgatcaaCATTTTCTGTTACAAGTTTTTCATTCGATACCTCAACATTTTCTGatacttcaatattttttgaaggtagttttccattttcattaGCTTCAATAGCTTTAGCGTGCAATTCTTCTAACATTGAAACAGTAAAACGTTCAAAATATATAAGGAGTTCACAATGCTTCGTATGAGGAAACAAATCTACAGTTACTGCTTTAATTGGTACAAATGGTTCGTTGTGTAACGTTTTTGATGGTGGTCTACCCATgtcgacaaaattttttaatgctgCATTTGAATCACATGAAATGtacagtaattttttcaattttgttgtttGTCTTAGTTGAATAACTGctttttgatctaaaaaattaaattaagcatTACTCTACTACCTATCTTGTCACAAAGAAAGATAAGTATGCAATAGCACGGCTCCAtcaaaacactctgtataaatataGTGTTTAGGCTATAAAACACTCAAAAAATAACCTATTTGCTATCTGTATTCCACAACTGAGTATCGCAAATACATAGTTCgactatgaaaatatattaatttttcgaaatgtaAGTTTCAAATTATGCTTTCataattcacatttttttaaaagaatttacttttttaattaatagttctaTTCAATATCAGATTATCGAAAAAACATAATACGCTCTGAAAAAAACGTAAGcaaagttgaaaaattatatttttaaaccattCATTACAACTCaatctagtttaaaaaaacgcCCCTAgcgaaaatttcaatataaatgtgATGAAATAAGCTGaggataacaatttttttaaatcagattgaaaaaatattaattttttattattgtatagcCAAAAATAGATTGAACCCTGCGCTTGACCAAATAATGTATcttcaaatgtaaaaatactAACGTAAACCAGCTCTAGGTGGGTCAACAACTGCAATCACATCATCAAATTGTGCCTTTCTTATTactgataataatatttcttcagCCTTTCCTTGATAAAATTCTGCATTTTTAATGTTGTTTATATCAGCATTCGCTTTTGCATCAACTACTGCATCGGCTACTATTTCTAAGCCTAATACTTGCCCACAAtgctaaaaattaaatgaaatgctTTATTCTCTTGTTCTCTAAGATAGTATTGAACGGAGTCAAAACGGGAAGGGCGAGTATTAtgggattatatttttttgtagtttccAACCAACTAAGCTACTAGGGTTAACTTTGAGTTACtataaagtacttttttttatatacttttagcTAAGCTTATAATATccatatatattacatttaaaataaagctTTATTCAGTATTTATTGCACTTAAGCATCTGTCtcatacagggtataaaattgCTTACTTTAGAAAAACATAATCCAATAGTTCCTGTACCGCAGCAAATATCAACTATAGATGTTTCATTTGTTGGTTTCGCTATTTCAATGGCAGACGAGTATAAAACTTCAGCAGCATCAGTATTCACTTGAAAAAAGGCATCTGGAGATATACGAAATGTAAGATCCAAAAGCTTCTCTTGAATATAAGTTGTGCCATAAAGATGTTCCGGTGTAGGTATTGGTTCGCCCGCattactatattttaaataagatatattAGAAATTACTGAATCATCAACTGTCGTCCCTCCCctgttttatgtaaatattccaGTATTTTTAGCTGTTTTAAGGCTAACTGGAAGTACGCACCTCCACTTCTACTCTAAATCgagttttaaattgaaaattttgtgttcGTTAAGTTGGTACTGGAAAATAACTTGTAAAAGGTAAACTAACCTTCTTCCCCCTACCgctatttttgtagaaaaatttctcgttttgcgatttttaactttgtgcttttctatttaaattatttcataactaACATTAGTATCACAAAATTTGGGATAAAATCCCACGTCAATAACATATAACGATAAGACTAAGGAGAGAGTTgcgcaaaaatttatttagtgttgtaaactattttttctacaacaaattccaataatttctttcgttgataatattaattacattgtaataaaatatcatagaatGCTGGGTAGCATACTGCcattaaaaatcggttcatccgtttaggtgctacgatttCATAGACAGACATGTAGTCACGTTAAACTTTTAACAACCTTCTTTAAATCAGAGGCTAAACATAAAGGGCGTTAGCTTAATCATGATTCTCCTCAAAgaaattttaactttcaaatgtaTTGACGCAAGTGTAGTGACTTGGGCCCTTATAAATAGTTCTTATAAAAGAAATTGCATACCGTTTTTGAATTACTTTAATAAACAAAGACGTAAGTTTAGCTTCGGATCCATCACCGTTAGTAAACCAttcaattaaatcttttttaagtttatttacagTATCTTCATCGATTTCCTTGGTTTGAATTCCAATAATGAGCATGAGTTCGTCAGTTGTGGTCGACCATCTTGTAGTTAACTGTCTAAATTCACCACTTTGAAATTCTGGATTGAAAATGCGTAATTGAGTATAATtacgtacaaaattttcaaaagtctgcaatcaaaat
This genomic interval from Chrysoperla carnea chromosome 1, inChrCarn1.1, whole genome shotgun sequence contains the following:
- the LOC123292384 gene encoding tRNA (uracil-5-)-methyltransferase homolog A, with product MTEVVKEDADNLLNETKDILKENKETLSENKEIKTENNASSETDPNNVYAYLNRSDFTSEKFKLEINGLPKFYGISELKRLIKDKLKLDCNKVKTPRKGSHFAYVCFRSEEDKQNGLKILNGYQWKGKVLSAIEATAAPDPLVKKRKEFQSGENSKRFKIEGTQKERLQSTTIPYAEFSYDKQLEMKQSDIHQVLLKLGNELWKHNQVLRPWIEKQREKYNGLPCELMNIRSAKKYNEYRNKCEFTVGMDHETKLPTVGFRLGAYVDGFTGVAPIDDLIHIPKRIKVAVKTFENFVRNYTQLRIFNPEFQSGEFRQLTTRWSTTTDELMLIIGIQTKEIDEDTVNKLKKDLIEWFTNGDGSEAKLTSLFIKVIQKRNAGEPIPTPEHLYGTTYIQEKLLDLTFRISPDAFFQVNTDAAEVLYSSAIEIAKPTNETSIVDICCGTGTIGLCFSKHCGQVLGLEIVADAVVDAKANADINNIKNAEFYQGKAEEILLSVIRKAQFDDVIAVVDPPRAGLHQKAVIQLRQTTKLKKLLYISCDSNAALKNFVDMGRPPSKTLHNEPFVPIKAVTVDLFPHTKHCELLIYFERFTVSMLEELHAKAIEANENGKLPSKNIEVSENVEVSNEKLVTENVDQ